The following are from one region of the Harpia harpyja isolate bHarHar1 chromosome 4, bHarHar1 primary haplotype, whole genome shotgun sequence genome:
- the UBASH3B gene encoding ubiquitin-associated and SH3 domain-containing protein B isoform X2 has product MARRWRSCCPWASPKPGHKKHWHQQVEEAFKQHATGWLFSHVGDPFLDDTLPREYVLYLRPTGPLAQKLSEFWQQSKQICGKNKAHNIFPHITLCQFFMCEDSKVDALTEALQATVMRWKCKFPAPLPLELYTSSNFIGLFVKEESAEVLKKFAADFAAEAASKADVHVEPHKKQLHVTLAYHFQTSHLPTLEKLAQNIDVKLGCDWVAAIFSRDIRFVNHETLQVIYPYTPQNDDELELVPGDFIFMSPVEQTSTSEGWIYGISLATGCSGLLPENYITKADECGTWVFHGSYSILNTTSSPSLQAFPDGVLERRQQEDQGPGDAGPLTIICQNVQPLRITSQPGPQKRCLFVCRHGERMDVVFGKYWLSQCFDAKGRYMRSNLNMPHSLPQRSGGFRDYEKDAPITVLGCTQARLVGEALLETNTIVDYIYSSPSLRCVQTAHNILKGMQQENNLKIRIEPGLFEWTKWVSGNTLPAWIPPMDLAAATLSVDTTYRPHIPVSKLVVSESYDTYISRSYQVTKEIISECKGKGNNILIVAHASSLEACTCQLQGLSPQNSKDFVQMVRKIPYLGFCSCEELGDTGVWQLTDPPILPLTHGPTGGFNWRETLLQE; this is encoded by the exons ACAAAAAGCACTGGCATCAACAGGTGGAAGAAGCGTTCAAGCAGCATGCGACTGGTTG GCTGTTCTCCCATGTGGGTGACCCGTTCCTCGATGACACCCTGCCCCGGGAGTACGTCCTCTACCTGCGCCCCACCGGCCCCCTGGCTCAGAAGCTGTCCGAGTTCTGGCAGCAGTCAAAGCAGATCTGTGGGAAGAACAAAGCTCATAACATTTTTCCACATATTACCCTTTGCCAGTTCTTCATG TGTGAGGACAGCAAGGTCGATGCTCTCACTGAAGCTCTGCAGGCCACCGTGATGCGGTGGAAATGCAAATTCCCTGCCCCTCTGCCTTTGGAGCTCTACACGTCCTCAAACTTCATTGGGCTTTTTGTCAAGGAAGAAAGTGCTGAGGTGCTCAAGAAGTTTGCTGCAGACTTTGCTGCAGAGGCTGCTTCTAAAGCAG ATGTTCACGTGGAGCCCCACAAGAAGCAGCTCCACGTGACACTGGCCTATCACTTCCAGACCAGCCACCtgcccacgctggagaagttagCGCAGAACATCGATGTCAAGCTGGGCTGCGACTGGGTTGCCGCAATATTCTCCCGAGACATACGCTTCGTTAATCATGAG ACTCTGCAAGTGATCTATCCTTACACCCCCCAGAATGATGATGAACTGGAGCTGGTCCCAggagattttattttcatgtccCCGGTGGAACAAACCAGTACAAGTGAGGGCTGGATTTATGGCATTTCCCTTGCAACTGGCTGTTCTGGGCTACTGCCTGAAAATTACATCACGAAGGCGGATGAATGTGGGACCTGGGTGTTTCATGG GTCCTACTCAATTCTGAATACTACGTCTTCCCCGTCCCTTCAAGCCTTCCCTGATGGAGTTCTGGAAAGAAGACAGCAGGAAGACCAAGGACCCGGGGACGCGGGGCCACTCACTATCATCTGCCAGAACGTGCAG CCCCTGAGAATAACCAGCCAGCCAGGGCCTCAGAAACGCTGCCTGTTTGTCTGCAGACATGGGGAAAGGATGGATGTTGTTTTTGGGAAGTACTGGTTGTCACAGTGTTTTGATGCCAAAG GAAGGTATATGCGTAGTAACCTGAACATGCCTCACAGCTTACCTCAAAGAAGCGGCGGTTTCAGGGATTATGAAAAAGATGCGCCAATCACCGTGCTGGGCTGTACGCAGGCAAGGCTTGTTG GTGAAGCCTTGCTAGAAACTAACACCATTGTAGACTACATCTACAGCTCCCCATCCCTACGGTGTGTACAGACAGCACACAATATCCTGAAAG gtATGCAACAAGAGAACAACCTGAAAATTCGAATAGAGCCGGGCTTGTTTGAATGGACCAAGTGGGTCTCTGGGAACACACTACCTGCCTGGATACCCCCCATGGATTTAGCTGCAGCTACTCTAAGCGTTGATACAACCTACAG ACCTCATATTCCTGTCAGCAAGTTAGTGGTTTCCGAATCTTATGATACATACATAAGTAGAAGCTACCAAGTAACAAAAGAAATCATCAGTGAATGTAAAGGCAAAG GAAATAACATCCTGATCGTGGCACACGCGTCCTCCCTGGAGGCTTGTACCTGCCAGCTCCAAGGGCTGTCGCCGCAGAACTCCAAGGACTTTGTACAGATGGTCCGAAAG ATTCCATACTTGGGGTTTTGTTCATGCGAAGAACTGGGAGATACAGGCGTTTGGCAGCTTACGGACCCCCCCATCCTCCCTCTCACACACGGACCAACTGGAGGCTTTAACTGGAGGGAAACCTTACTACAAGAATAG
- the UBASH3B gene encoding ubiquitin-associated and SH3 domain-containing protein B isoform X1 yields MAQRGQPAPHAMAAKEELYSKVIPRRNRQHRAGTIKHGSSLEILLSMGFPKARAQKALASTGGRSVQAACDWLFSHVGDPFLDDTLPREYVLYLRPTGPLAQKLSEFWQQSKQICGKNKAHNIFPHITLCQFFMCEDSKVDALTEALQATVMRWKCKFPAPLPLELYTSSNFIGLFVKEESAEVLKKFAADFAAEAASKADVHVEPHKKQLHVTLAYHFQTSHLPTLEKLAQNIDVKLGCDWVAAIFSRDIRFVNHETLQVIYPYTPQNDDELELVPGDFIFMSPVEQTSTSEGWIYGISLATGCSGLLPENYITKADECGTWVFHGSYSILNTTSSPSLQAFPDGVLERRQQEDQGPGDAGPLTIICQNVQPLRITSQPGPQKRCLFVCRHGERMDVVFGKYWLSQCFDAKGRYMRSNLNMPHSLPQRSGGFRDYEKDAPITVLGCTQARLVGEALLETNTIVDYIYSSPSLRCVQTAHNILKGMQQENNLKIRIEPGLFEWTKWVSGNTLPAWIPPMDLAAATLSVDTTYRPHIPVSKLVVSESYDTYISRSYQVTKEIISECKGKGNNILIVAHASSLEACTCQLQGLSPQNSKDFVQMVRKIPYLGFCSCEELGDTGVWQLTDPPILPLTHGPTGGFNWRETLLQE; encoded by the exons ACAAAAAGCACTGGCATCAACAGGTGGAAGAAGCGTTCAAGCAGCATGCGACTG GCTGTTCTCCCATGTGGGTGACCCGTTCCTCGATGACACCCTGCCCCGGGAGTACGTCCTCTACCTGCGCCCCACCGGCCCCCTGGCTCAGAAGCTGTCCGAGTTCTGGCAGCAGTCAAAGCAGATCTGTGGGAAGAACAAAGCTCATAACATTTTTCCACATATTACCCTTTGCCAGTTCTTCATG TGTGAGGACAGCAAGGTCGATGCTCTCACTGAAGCTCTGCAGGCCACCGTGATGCGGTGGAAATGCAAATTCCCTGCCCCTCTGCCTTTGGAGCTCTACACGTCCTCAAACTTCATTGGGCTTTTTGTCAAGGAAGAAAGTGCTGAGGTGCTCAAGAAGTTTGCTGCAGACTTTGCTGCAGAGGCTGCTTCTAAAGCAG ATGTTCACGTGGAGCCCCACAAGAAGCAGCTCCACGTGACACTGGCCTATCACTTCCAGACCAGCCACCtgcccacgctggagaagttagCGCAGAACATCGATGTCAAGCTGGGCTGCGACTGGGTTGCCGCAATATTCTCCCGAGACATACGCTTCGTTAATCATGAG ACTCTGCAAGTGATCTATCCTTACACCCCCCAGAATGATGATGAACTGGAGCTGGTCCCAggagattttattttcatgtccCCGGTGGAACAAACCAGTACAAGTGAGGGCTGGATTTATGGCATTTCCCTTGCAACTGGCTGTTCTGGGCTACTGCCTGAAAATTACATCACGAAGGCGGATGAATGTGGGACCTGGGTGTTTCATGG GTCCTACTCAATTCTGAATACTACGTCTTCCCCGTCCCTTCAAGCCTTCCCTGATGGAGTTCTGGAAAGAAGACAGCAGGAAGACCAAGGACCCGGGGACGCGGGGCCACTCACTATCATCTGCCAGAACGTGCAG CCCCTGAGAATAACCAGCCAGCCAGGGCCTCAGAAACGCTGCCTGTTTGTCTGCAGACATGGGGAAAGGATGGATGTTGTTTTTGGGAAGTACTGGTTGTCACAGTGTTTTGATGCCAAAG GAAGGTATATGCGTAGTAACCTGAACATGCCTCACAGCTTACCTCAAAGAAGCGGCGGTTTCAGGGATTATGAAAAAGATGCGCCAATCACCGTGCTGGGCTGTACGCAGGCAAGGCTTGTTG GTGAAGCCTTGCTAGAAACTAACACCATTGTAGACTACATCTACAGCTCCCCATCCCTACGGTGTGTACAGACAGCACACAATATCCTGAAAG gtATGCAACAAGAGAACAACCTGAAAATTCGAATAGAGCCGGGCTTGTTTGAATGGACCAAGTGGGTCTCTGGGAACACACTACCTGCCTGGATACCCCCCATGGATTTAGCTGCAGCTACTCTAAGCGTTGATACAACCTACAG ACCTCATATTCCTGTCAGCAAGTTAGTGGTTTCCGAATCTTATGATACATACATAAGTAGAAGCTACCAAGTAACAAAAGAAATCATCAGTGAATGTAAAGGCAAAG GAAATAACATCCTGATCGTGGCACACGCGTCCTCCCTGGAGGCTTGTACCTGCCAGCTCCAAGGGCTGTCGCCGCAGAACTCCAAGGACTTTGTACAGATGGTCCGAAAG ATTCCATACTTGGGGTTTTGTTCATGCGAAGAACTGGGAGATACAGGCGTTTGGCAGCTTACGGACCCCCCCATCCTCCCTCTCACACACGGACCAACTGGAGGCTTTAACTGGAGGGAAACCTTACTACAAGAATAG